One window of Paenibacillus sp. FSL K6-3182 genomic DNA carries:
- a CDS encoding aminoglycoside phosphotransferase family protein, with amino-acid sequence MSHTKPSLSIQEVNTVLLRHFGSAVSHIMANEGGNFSSVFFFEWANEPYVIRFNSSKESFLQEETISNLLSSQELPYPKVCGIGEERHFSYCISERKLGIVLADLQADQKMAVVPDLVHVISKMNQVQLGQTTGYGPVIDGKNGQYADWESFVAASFAENQEGTFWENWHELFQTTCLERDVFEEIYSRLLAFCSYNAAHRHFVHNDCHEWNIISDGSSITGIIDAGFIYGDFMIDIATIEEAIPGIDLGEAFRVHYEHIGKPIENFKERLIGARYFKGLDGLRFFAKMGWDHAYIELRDKLLSLPKRVKP; translated from the coding sequence ATGTCGCATACGAAACCCAGTTTATCGATTCAAGAAGTGAATACGGTGCTGCTGCGTCACTTTGGAAGCGCAGTAAGCCATATTATGGCTAATGAGGGCGGTAATTTCAGCAGCGTTTTTTTCTTCGAATGGGCAAATGAACCGTATGTAATTCGCTTCAATTCATCCAAGGAATCATTTCTGCAGGAAGAGACGATTTCAAATCTGCTTTCTTCACAGGAGTTGCCTTATCCGAAAGTTTGTGGTATCGGTGAAGAGCGGCATTTCTCCTATTGTATTTCAGAGCGAAAGCTTGGAATCGTACTGGCGGATTTGCAGGCTGACCAGAAAATGGCCGTTGTGCCGGATCTGGTTCATGTCATTTCCAAGATGAATCAGGTTCAATTAGGACAAACAACAGGATATGGCCCGGTCATCGACGGGAAAAATGGTCAATATGCTGATTGGGAGTCATTTGTAGCAGCGTCTTTTGCAGAGAATCAGGAGGGAACCTTTTGGGAAAACTGGCATGAGCTGTTTCAGACGACCTGTTTAGAGCGTGATGTTTTTGAAGAGATATATTCGAGGCTGTTGGCATTTTGCAGCTATAACGCAGCGCATAGACATTTTGTTCATAATGATTGTCATGAGTGGAATATTATTTCTGATGGCAGCAGCATTACCGGAATTATAGATGCTGGGTTCATCTACGGCGACTTTATGATCGATATAGCGACGATAGAAGAAGCAATACCTGGGATAGATTTGGGCGAAGCATTCCGTGTTCATTATGAGCATATAGGCAAACCAATCGAAAACTTTAAAGAACGGCTTATTGGAGCTCGATACTTTAAAGGTCTGGACGGTCTTCGTTTTTTTGCGAAAATGGGCTGGGATCATGCATATATCGAGCTTCGCGATAAGCTGCTATCTCTCCCAAAAAGGGTAAAACCTTAA
- the argS gene encoding arginine--tRNA ligase translates to MIHKLIIGAIEEITQGMLEEGRTERPENFKIAVEHPVNLAHGDYSSNIAMQLARLLKRAPSLIADDFKQKLIKHPSLSSSIKKIEIASPGFLNFYVNWSWWAVNADQLSSQKTTVNKKVLVEHTSINPNKSAHIGHLRNSCVGDTIARMLKRTGHQVEVHNYIDDLGNQLADTVVGILQTKSVLPYERFGDFCWDTYSSINRAYKEQPELLEQRTKVLAELEEGHSNVAWMGLLVAERIVREHVEEMKQFGITYDVLVWESNIVREGFWARAFELLQSTGIFRKETEGKLKGCYVLKHSDENGEPEEQSDFHADKVLVRSNGILTYTAKDIAYHLWKFGLLDNDFRYQKFSDGLWSTHTSGARKKIGHADMVINVIDQRQEYPQAMVKQALLALGFQEQAEQLKHVSYGVVALSPNTASGLGIDTSDGKHAYAMSGRQGIGIKIADFLVRMEQIIDAKRSRKGGLASRTIAAASIRYYLLRFHLQTEVVFDLDQATEISGNTGVYLMYTYARSSSILKRAGDTEFNPQALAEISDLEIQEHSLLRQLAYWPETLEAAALELSPNQLCTYVYELSALFNHFYATCPILKAEGSAKSLRIWLTERYKQTMQDALHILGLPAPNRM, encoded by the coding sequence ATGATTCATAAGTTGATTATTGGAGCAATTGAAGAAATAACGCAAGGCATGCTGGAAGAGGGACGTACAGAGCGACCTGAAAATTTCAAAATTGCGGTCGAGCATCCCGTTAACTTAGCGCATGGCGATTATAGCAGCAATATTGCAATGCAGCTGGCAAGGCTTTTAAAACGTGCACCTTCATTGATTGCAGACGACTTCAAACAAAAATTAATCAAGCATCCAAGTCTTTCCTCATCCATAAAAAAGATTGAAATTGCTTCACCCGGGTTTCTTAATTTCTATGTGAATTGGTCTTGGTGGGCAGTCAATGCAGATCAGCTATCTTCGCAGAAAACGACAGTTAACAAAAAAGTGCTTGTTGAGCATACATCTATCAATCCAAATAAATCAGCGCATATTGGTCATTTGCGTAATTCCTGCGTAGGCGATACGATTGCGCGAATGCTCAAAAGGACGGGTCATCAGGTTGAGGTGCATAACTACATTGATGATCTAGGCAACCAATTGGCGGATACGGTGGTAGGCATTCTTCAGACAAAGTCGGTGCTGCCTTATGAGCGTTTTGGGGATTTTTGCTGGGATACGTATTCAAGCATTAATCGGGCTTATAAAGAGCAGCCAGAATTGCTTGAACAACGTACCAAGGTTCTTGCAGAGCTGGAAGAAGGGCATTCGAATGTAGCATGGATGGGCTTGTTGGTCGCAGAAAGAATTGTACGCGAGCATGTCGAGGAAATGAAGCAGTTTGGCATCACTTATGATGTTCTAGTATGGGAAAGCAATATTGTGCGTGAAGGCTTCTGGGCTCGCGCGTTTGAACTGCTGCAATCAACGGGAATATTCCGCAAGGAAACAGAAGGGAAGCTGAAGGGCTGTTATGTGCTGAAGCATTCTGATGAAAACGGAGAACCAGAGGAACAATCGGATTTCCACGCAGATAAAGTGCTCGTTCGCTCAAACGGTATTTTGACTTATACGGCCAAAGATATTGCTTACCATCTGTGGAAGTTTGGATTGCTCGATAACGATTTCCGTTACCAGAAGTTTTCTGATGGTCTGTGGTCAACGCATACAAGCGGTGCAAGGAAAAAAATCGGTCATGCGGATATGGTCATAAACGTAATTGATCAGCGCCAAGAGTATCCTCAAGCTATGGTTAAACAAGCATTGCTCGCTTTGGGTTTTCAGGAGCAAGCAGAACAGTTGAAACATGTCAGTTATGGTGTTGTTGCATTAAGCCCAAATACGGCAAGTGGTTTAGGTATCGATACGTCAGACGGCAAGCATGCGTATGCGATGTCAGGCAGGCAAGGAATCGGCATAAAAATAGCGGATTTCTTAGTAAGAATGGAACAAATCATAGACGCAAAAAGATCCCGTAAAGGCGGCTTGGCAAGTCGTACGATAGCAGCAGCATCGATTCGTTATTACTTGCTTCGTTTTCATTTGCAAACAGAGGTTGTGTTTGATCTTGATCAAGCAACCGAAATATCCGGCAATACAGGTGTTTATCTGATGTATACGTATGCTCGCTCCAGCAGTATTTTGAAGAGAGCAGGCGACACGGAGTTTAACCCACAAGCTCTAGCTGAGATTAGCGATCTTGAGATTCAAGAGCATTCATTACTGAGACAATTAGCTTATTGGCCTGAAACGCTGGAAGCTGCCGCTTTGGAGCTGTCTCCTAATCAGCTTTGTACGTATGTATATGAGCTTTCCGCATTGTTTAACCATTTCTACGCCACATGTCCTATTTTGAAGGCTGAAGGCTCAGCGAAAAGCTTGCGTATTTGGCTTACCGAGCGTTATAAGCAAACGATGCAGGATGCACTTCACATACTGGGACTTCCTGCGCCAAATAGAATGTAA
- the map gene encoding type I methionyl aminopeptidase, with translation MIVIKTSEEIAKMKKAGEILAACHRELRTFIQAGKTTLEIDKFVEAFLQKNGATPEQKGYHGYPFATCASVNDVICHGFPSERALVDGDIVTIDMVVNLDGWLADSAWSYAVGNISETSQKLLDVTKESLYKGIEQAVVGNRIGDISHAIQVFAEAQGFSVVRDFIGHGIGQKMHEEPQVPHYGPPNRGTRLKAGMVLTIEPMLNTGKYHSKIDEDGWTARTIDGGLSAQYEHTLAITENGPIILTEQ, from the coding sequence ATGATTGTTATCAAGACGAGTGAAGAAATAGCAAAGATGAAAAAAGCTGGTGAAATTTTAGCTGCTTGCCACCGGGAACTGCGAACATTTATTCAAGCCGGCAAAACGACGTTGGAGATTGATAAATTTGTCGAAGCTTTTTTGCAAAAAAATGGAGCTACTCCCGAGCAAAAAGGATATCACGGCTACCCTTTTGCAACATGTGCCTCGGTTAATGATGTAATATGCCACGGTTTTCCAAGTGAGCGGGCATTAGTCGATGGTGATATCGTAACCATTGATATGGTGGTTAATTTAGACGGTTGGTTAGCGGATTCCGCTTGGTCTTATGCAGTCGGAAATATATCGGAAACATCGCAAAAGCTGCTTGATGTGACAAAGGAATCCCTTTATAAAGGGATAGAGCAGGCTGTAGTCGGAAACAGAATCGGAGACATATCTCACGCGATTCAAGTTTTTGCGGAAGCACAAGGTTTCTCGGTTGTAAGAGATTTTATAGGTCACGGTATTGGTCAGAAAATGCATGAGGAGCCTCAAGTGCCTCATTATGGCCCGCCGAATCGCGGAACACGTTTAAAGGCCGGGATGGTTTTGACAATTGAGCCTATGCTTAATACTGGGAAGTACCACAGCAAAATCGATGAAGACGGATGGACGGCTAGAACGATCGATGGCGGTTTATCTGCGCAATACGAGCACACGCTTGCTATTACAGAAAATGGTCCGATTATTTTAACCGAGCAATAG
- a CDS encoding endo-1,4-beta-xylanase — protein MAFILLFGMLTPIGRFENTAQAAATTVLQNGFEDGNAGSWQPFNCSGGTAQAAVSSEQAATGSKSLKLSGRGSVSCSPSIELNALLQEGHSYDISFKVKLGAGTDQAHVTMRMTDQTNDFDWIVGNQNIDDQSWTTFSKTSYTRPTGSKAMTMYLETVSSTADVFIDDLLIVDHTPTDNPGSGGGTPIGPLEFGYNFDDGTIEGWKPRGDGVAVTVSQEQQKSGQYSLKTTGRTLDWNGPTVSVVDKMTKNAKYEVTAFVKLTEVPSASRTIKLSAELDASGSKSWVSIASAAVASTDWVQLKGTFSFNSNLTDLSFYVESSGVSDAYYIDDIKVLMTELPPKTSLPVQTDLAKLKDVYQNYFKVGAALEPIQLEGKSRELLDMHFSSVVAENAMKPGSINSTKGTYNFESADRLAKYARDNKVNMRFHTLVWHEQAANWMFNDDNGTVLSPTPENKELVLSRLKDFLSVVVPRYADVATDWDVVNEVIDEGRPNGMRNSLWYQLTGEDFIKVAFTETRRLLDELYAQDPIKYAKAKDSKLVINDYGTNNPQKANFLLNLAKRLKAEGVPIDSVGHQTHINISGPSIQQISNSIKMFGEAGFDNQLTEFDVSVYSNNTDAYQEVPQDLLAKQGYRFKELFEELKKLDDLGRTAENPEGWISNVTFWGIADDHTWLHNRPVTRQDAPFAFDKNFQAKPAYWGMVDPTKLVAVKKTANAANGSPNPSNINDIFWSTIPAISLEKSGVLEAAMKVLWDENNIYVKAIVTDPSKFVGDKVDLFVKSGNEIKKVSVERGAANAVETNKGYTITAAIPLSGSTLDSKVSYDIRVTDSGSDDGTEHGKNGSIISWSDLGNNQDQNSSGYGELTLISGTKVSTAKYGTPILDGEMDAMWASASKLATQVKVEGGEGSKAEFYTMWDDKHLYVYALVTDKKLSDASPNPWEHDSIEVFVDQNNGKTSAYEGDDGQYRINYKNLHTVGGHASHDNYTSVTKTVYGADNIATGYIVEAAINLDLITPSNETIIGFDLQVNNDDNGTGKRDSVWMWNDPTGNSYENTSRLGVLVLAGKPDGGGDPGPGGNGNTGSIPANKPGEINATIDANGNAKASISAADVKAAIADAKAGLLKFQAKAVDKAKQVAFNISVEQVQAAKTAGIKIIEFNAGLATVQLPISLLDATESTGNIELIVNKIAADTLSSEVREQIGTNAVYDFSLIIGGKMISQFGNGLSVNVSVPYELKNGENANQIVILYISEDGKLEVLANSRYDAVTGIAKFNTTHFSKFAALSIDVSFKDISSVSWAKDSIIGLAARGIVTGASSQAFEPNRSVTRAEFIHMLIQTLNLKQTGAISTFHDVKEGAWYYNSAASAQQLGIVTGLSDGTFGINDKINRQDMAAMAYRALQKAGITLEQVNDKAEFNDAAAIAEYAKEAVAMLQAAGTINGMGNGRFAPNQTASRAQAAVILYQLLQKSTK, from the coding sequence TTGGCGTTCATTTTGCTCTTCGGTATGCTGACGCCGATAGGAAGATTCGAGAACACAGCTCAAGCTGCAGCAACAACAGTGCTTCAAAATGGGTTTGAGGATGGAAATGCTGGCAGCTGGCAGCCGTTTAATTGCAGCGGAGGCACTGCGCAGGCAGCCGTTTCTTCAGAGCAGGCCGCAACGGGATCAAAATCGTTAAAGTTATCTGGGCGTGGGAGTGTTAGCTGCAGCCCGAGCATTGAGCTCAATGCTTTGCTTCAAGAGGGACATAGTTACGATATTTCGTTCAAAGTAAAGCTTGGAGCGGGTACTGATCAAGCACATGTTACGATGAGAATGACTGATCAAACGAATGACTTTGATTGGATCGTGGGCAACCAGAACATTGATGATCAAAGCTGGACAACCTTCTCCAAAACATCGTATACGAGGCCTACTGGCTCAAAAGCTATGACGATGTATTTGGAGACAGTTTCGTCGACTGCTGACGTGTTTATTGATGATCTCTTGATTGTAGATCATACGCCAACTGATAATCCCGGCAGTGGTGGAGGAACTCCGATTGGGCCATTGGAATTCGGCTATAACTTCGATGATGGTACAATCGAAGGCTGGAAACCAAGAGGAGATGGCGTAGCCGTAACGGTATCGCAAGAACAGCAAAAGTCAGGCCAATACAGCTTGAAAACGACAGGCCGTACGTTGGACTGGAACGGGCCGACCGTTAGTGTAGTCGACAAAATGACGAAAAATGCAAAATATGAGGTTACAGCTTTCGTCAAGCTTACTGAAGTGCCTTCGGCTTCCAGAACGATAAAGTTATCGGCTGAACTGGATGCGAGTGGATCCAAGAGCTGGGTAAGCATTGCTTCAGCAGCAGTAGCTTCGACAGATTGGGTACAGCTCAAGGGGACATTTAGTTTCAATTCAAATTTAACAGATTTAAGCTTCTATGTTGAAAGTTCGGGAGTAAGTGACGCTTATTATATCGACGATATTAAGGTCTTAATGACGGAACTGCCGCCTAAGACATCCCTACCTGTTCAGACAGATCTAGCGAAGCTGAAGGATGTTTATCAAAATTATTTCAAAGTAGGGGCAGCGCTAGAGCCGATTCAGCTTGAAGGGAAAAGCAGAGAACTTCTAGATATGCATTTCAGTTCAGTCGTTGCTGAGAATGCAATGAAGCCTGGTTCAATTAATTCAACAAAGGGAACTTACAATTTCGAGAGTGCAGACAGGCTTGCCAAATACGCAAGAGACAACAAAGTGAACATGCGATTCCACACACTTGTGTGGCATGAACAAGCAGCAAACTGGATGTTTAACGATGATAATGGCACCGTATTGAGTCCAACTCCAGAAAACAAAGAGCTTGTTCTCAGTCGGCTAAAAGATTTTTTAAGCGTTGTGGTGCCAAGATATGCAGACGTCGCAACGGATTGGGATGTCGTGAATGAGGTCATTGATGAAGGCAGACCGAATGGTATGCGTAATAGTTTATGGTATCAATTAACAGGCGAGGATTTCATTAAAGTTGCCTTTACTGAAACGCGTAGATTGCTCGATGAGTTATATGCGCAAGACCCGATAAAATATGCAAAGGCTAAGGATTCCAAGCTAGTTATTAATGATTACGGAACAAATAATCCGCAAAAAGCAAACTTTTTATTAAACCTTGCAAAGAGATTAAAAGCAGAAGGTGTGCCTATTGATTCGGTTGGCCACCAAACTCATATTAACATTAGCGGACCGTCAATTCAGCAAATTTCTAATTCAATTAAGATGTTCGGTGAGGCCGGATTCGACAACCAATTAACTGAATTTGATGTCTCGGTTTATTCGAACAACACGGATGCCTACCAAGAAGTGCCTCAAGATTTGCTTGCCAAACAAGGCTACCGTTTTAAAGAGCTATTCGAAGAATTGAAGAAATTGGATGATCTGGGCAGGACAGCAGAAAATCCAGAAGGCTGGATAAGCAATGTTACCTTCTGGGGTATCGCTGACGACCATACATGGCTCCACAATCGTCCGGTCACTCGTCAAGACGCGCCATTTGCTTTCGATAAAAACTTCCAAGCGAAACCTGCTTATTGGGGAATGGTTGATCCAACGAAGCTGGTAGCGGTGAAGAAAACGGCAAATGCTGCAAATGGAAGTCCAAACCCAAGCAACATCAATGATATTTTCTGGAGTACAATTCCAGCTATTTCATTGGAGAAGAGCGGCGTATTAGAAGCTGCGATGAAAGTGCTGTGGGATGAAAATAATATCTATGTAAAGGCAATCGTGACTGATCCATCGAAATTTGTTGGTGATAAGGTCGATTTGTTCGTGAAGAGCGGAAATGAAATTAAAAAGGTATCGGTTGAAAGAGGGGCAGCTAACGCTGTAGAAACGAATAAAGGTTACACGATTACTGCTGCTATTCCGTTAAGCGGAAGCACATTGGACAGCAAAGTATCTTATGATATTCGCGTCACAGATTCTGGTTCAGATGACGGTACTGAGCATGGCAAGAATGGCAGTATCATTTCGTGGAGCGATCTTGGAAACAATCAAGATCAGAATAGCAGCGGTTATGGCGAGTTGACGCTTATCTCAGGAACAAAAGTATCAACTGCAAAATATGGCACGCCTATTCTCGACGGTGAAATGGATGCAATGTGGGCGAGCGCGAGCAAGCTTGCTACCCAAGTTAAAGTAGAAGGCGGCGAAGGCTCTAAAGCTGAATTTTATACGATGTGGGACGATAAGCATCTTTATGTTTATGCTTTGGTAACCGACAAAAAATTATCGGATGCGAGTCCAAACCCATGGGAACATGATTCCATTGAAGTTTTCGTAGATCAAAACAATGGAAAAACTAGCGCTTATGAGGGTGATGATGGCCAGTATCGAATTAATTACAAAAATCTGCATACGGTTGGCGGTCATGCCTCTCATGACAACTACACTTCGGTGACGAAGACAGTTTATGGGGCTGATAATATTGCTACCGGTTACATTGTAGAGGCTGCAATCAACTTGGATTTGATCACTCCAAGCAACGAGACGATCATTGGTTTTGATCTACAGGTCAACAATGATGATAACGGTACGGGTAAAAGAGATAGTGTATGGATGTGGAACGATCCTACAGGAAATTCTTATGAGAACACCTCACGATTAGGTGTGCTTGTATTAGCTGGCAAGCCTGATGGCGGAGGAGACCCAGGTCCTGGCGGCAACGGCAACACAGGCAGCATTCCTGCTAATAAGCCAGGAGAAATTAATGCTACTATAGATGCGAACGGCAATGCTAAGGCATCTATCAGTGCTGCCGATGTGAAAGCTGCTATTGCAGATGCTAAAGCTGGTTTATTGAAATTCCAGGCTAAAGCTGTAGATAAGGCGAAGCAGGTCGCTTTCAATATTTCTGTTGAGCAAGTTCAAGCTGCGAAAACGGCAGGTATTAAAATCATCGAATTCAACGCTGGCCTTGCTACTGTTCAATTGCCGATTTCATTATTAGATGCCACTGAATCGACAGGAAATATTGAACTCATTGTTAATAAAATCGCAGCCGATACACTGTCTAGCGAGGTTCGTGAACAGATTGGAACGAATGCGGTTTATGATTTCAGCTTAATCATTGGCGGCAAGATGATAAGCCAGTTTGGTAATGGTCTATCTGTAAATGTATCTGTGCCTTACGAGTTGAAGAATGGCGAAAATGCAAATCAAATCGTCATACTGTATATTTCTGAGGACGGGAAGCTTGAAGTACTTGCGAATAGCAGATACGATGCTGTTACAGGTATAGCCAAGTTTAATACGACTCATTTTAGTAAATTTGCAGCCCTTTCAATCGATGTAAGCTTTAAAGATATATCTTCCGTTTCATGGGCGAAAGACAGTATTATCGGGCTTGCAGCTCGTGGCATCGTTACAGGTGCATCTTCACAAGCTTTCGAGCCTAATCGTTCAGTGACGAGAGCAGAGTTTATCCATATGCTTATTCAAACGCTAAACCTGAAGCAAACAGGAGCGATCAGCACATTCCATGATGTGAAGGAAGGCGCTTGGTATTATAATTCAGCTGCTTCAGCTCAGCAATTAGGCATTGTTACAGGGTTGTCAGATGGGACATTTGGCATTAATGATAAAATTAACCGTCAGGATATGGCAGCAATGGCATACAGAGCGTTGCAAAAAGCAGGCATAACGTTAGAACAAGTGAACGATAAAGCCGAGTTCAATGATGCAGCAGCAATTGCTGAATATGCCAAAGAGGCTGTAGCCATGCTGCAAGCAGCAGGTACAATTAATGGCATGGGCAATGGCAGATTTGCACCAAATCAAACGGCAAGCCGTGCACAAGCAGCTGTTATTTTATATCAGTTGCTGCAAAAATCTACGAAATAA
- a CDS encoding heavy metal translocating P-type ATPase codes for MEQVHDNQVEDSDLTIDFAVQGMSCSACAARIEKAVSKMDGVQMAAVSFPLRTAWVQFKPERLGAKQIADRVKQLGFEAMLNETAKEGLHKEHRILKLRLIASAVLTVPLLTGMMQHLPFLRPMLDYLPAWLTIPWLQLILATIIQFAIGLPFYFGAYHAVRERSANMDVLVVIGTTAAYLYSHYVVFQNGLFRSISEVAAHAPPLYFETSAVVITAVLLGKYIEVSASLRAQRGSDGFGKLQSQTAAVERAGEVIHIQTEFVRAGDIVIVKAGETIPVDGIVCGGHSATNESLLTGESLPIAKREGDQVWAGTWNESSQLRIRTKAAGHDTMLNRIQELVRQAQRSKSAIQRNVDAAASWFVPVMLLFAVATVFMWGLFLEPGNWSRAFICGIAVLLAACPCALGLAAPISLVIAASRLAKQGIITKEAGALERLASIQTIIFDKTGTLTEGKPHISASLAIKGSRNALLRLAAAAEADSTHPLSRAIEKEAVRLGLIIPASSHHVFTPGGGVEAIIEEQRFAIGNARFAAERQWALSVDIIAFARQREDLGETVLYAAIDDEIAGAIAFSDKIKENARETVKELKNLGVSAVLATGDHRAPAIAAAKAVGISSIHASMLPEGKLALVEQLKRRGKRVAMAGDGWNDAPALAAADVGLAMGEGTDAALSAGHMTLLFSRLHAIPEAIRISRLTIRNVRQNLTFAFLYNVIVIPFAAFGLLEPWMAGTAMALSSVSVVSNALRLSGQLQSKSRVGASR; via the coding sequence ATGGAGCAGGTACATGATAATCAGGTAGAGGATAGCGACCTTACGATAGATTTTGCGGTTCAGGGCATGAGCTGCTCAGCTTGTGCGGCAAGAATAGAGAAAGCAGTCAGCAAAATGGATGGTGTTCAAATGGCTGCCGTCAGCTTTCCGCTTCGCACCGCTTGGGTGCAGTTTAAGCCTGAGCGGCTCGGAGCGAAACAAATTGCTGATCGTGTCAAGCAATTAGGTTTTGAAGCGATGCTTAATGAGACAGCTAAAGAAGGCTTGCACAAGGAGCATCGTATATTGAAGCTGCGACTCATAGCTTCAGCGGTACTTACGGTACCGTTATTAACTGGAATGATGCAGCATCTGCCGTTTTTAAGGCCGATGCTTGATTATTTGCCTGCTTGGCTTACTATCCCTTGGTTGCAGCTCATACTAGCCACGATTATTCAATTTGCAATAGGTTTGCCTTTTTACTTCGGTGCTTATCATGCGGTACGCGAGCGAAGCGCCAATATGGATGTGCTTGTTGTCATTGGAACGACAGCCGCCTATTTGTACAGCCATTATGTCGTATTTCAAAACGGCTTGTTTCGGTCGATCTCAGAGGTGGCTGCTCATGCACCGCCATTGTATTTTGAAACTTCTGCTGTCGTAATCACAGCTGTCCTGCTGGGTAAATACATTGAAGTTTCCGCCTCGCTGCGTGCGCAGCGCGGATCAGACGGCTTCGGCAAACTGCAAAGTCAGACGGCGGCGGTTGAACGGGCAGGTGAAGTGATACATATTCAGACCGAATTTGTTAGAGCGGGCGATATTGTCATCGTAAAGGCAGGAGAAACGATTCCGGTCGATGGCATTGTATGCGGCGGTCACTCCGCAACCAACGAATCATTGCTAACAGGCGAGAGTCTGCCGATTGCAAAGCGGGAAGGAGATCAAGTGTGGGCGGGAACTTGGAATGAAAGCTCGCAGCTTCGCATTCGTACGAAGGCAGCTGGCCATGATACGATGCTTAACCGCATACAGGAGCTTGTTCGTCAAGCACAACGGTCAAAATCAGCCATTCAGCGAAATGTAGATGCGGCTGCAAGCTGGTTTGTTCCTGTTATGCTTCTCTTCGCCGTAGCAACGGTTTTCATGTGGGGATTATTTCTTGAGCCGGGGAATTGGAGCCGAGCATTCATATGCGGCATTGCTGTTTTATTAGCAGCCTGTCCATGCGCGCTTGGTCTAGCCGCACCGATCTCACTTGTCATTGCAGCCAGCAGACTTGCGAAACAAGGCATTATTACGAAGGAAGCGGGCGCGCTTGAACGTTTGGCAAGTATTCAAACGATCATTTTTGATAAAACAGGAACATTAACGGAAGGCAAGCCTCATATAAGTGCTTCACTAGCTATTAAAGGAAGCCGAAATGCTTTGCTGAGATTGGCGGCAGCCGCTGAAGCGGACTCCACACATCCGCTTTCAAGAGCAATTGAGAAGGAGGCGGTCAGACTAGGGCTTATTATTCCAGCTTCCAGTCATCATGTCTTCACACCAGGCGGAGGCGTTGAAGCGATAATTGAGGAGCAGCGCTTCGCTATCGGAAACGCTCGGTTTGCAGCAGAACGCCAATGGGCTTTGAGCGTCGATATCATTGCATTCGCAAGGCAGCGTGAGGATTTGGGTGAAACCGTGCTATATGCAGCAATAGACGATGAGATTGCTGGTGCAATCGCATTTAGCGATAAGATAAAGGAAAACGCGAGAGAGACAGTGAAAGAGCTTAAAAATTTAGGGGTTTCCGCTGTTCTAGCGACTGGAGATCACAGGGCGCCGGCAATTGCTGCTGCAAAAGCGGTTGGGATTTCAAGCATACATGCTTCCATGCTTCCCGAAGGCAAATTGGCGCTGGTGGAGCAGTTAAAGCGTCGCGGCAAACGAGTCGCAATGGCAGGGGATGGATGGAATGACGCACCAGCATTAGCCGCAGCCGATGTTGGCTTAGCAATGGGTGAAGGAACAGATGCAGCGCTTAGCGCAGGCCATATGACGCTGCTTTTCTCTCGTCTGCACGCCATTCCAGAAGCGATTCGAATTAGCCGATTAACGATTCGAAATGTGCGTCAAAATCTAACCTTTGCTTTCCTATACAATGTTATCGTCATCCCTTTTGCTGCTTTTGGTTTGCTTGAGCCTTGGATGGCTGGAACGGCGATGGCGCTTAGCTCTGTTTCTGTTGTAAGTAATGCGCTTCGGCTTTCTGGTCAGCTGCAAAGCAAGAGCCGGGTTGGTGCAAGCAGATGA
- a CDS encoding VOC family protein — MFKKLECVCIHTIEIEKSLAFYTAMGLTESWKIERALEDGFVWKIIGLKFPMKDSSELVLSNHPDNKFTEVEILVEDVREAHNELSKNEEIQWIRTPFATESGHVAVFEAPDGNVFVLVGK, encoded by the coding sequence ATGTTTAAGAAACTAGAATGCGTTTGCATTCACACGATCGAAATTGAGAAATCTCTTGCCTTTTACACTGCGATGGGTCTAACTGAAAGCTGGAAAATAGAACGAGCATTAGAGGATGGGTTTGTTTGGAAAATCATCGGTCTAAAATTTCCAATGAAGGACAGCTCTGAACTTGTTCTTAGCAATCATCCTGACAACAAATTTACTGAAGTTGAAATTCTGGTTGAAGATGTCCGTGAAGCACACAACGAGTTAAGCAAAAATGAAGAAATTCAATGGATTAGAACACCCTTTGCTACGGAGTCTGGACATGTCGCTGTATTCGAAGCCCCTGATGGCAACGTTTTCGTTCTAGTTGGAAAATAA